One window of Helicobacter winghamensis ATCC BAA-430 genomic DNA carries:
- a CDS encoding LysE family translocator: MLSYELLLVYLVAIITLIATPGPVVALVIKNALQNPQNNFKVAFFTICGTNLGSLLLISISIAVILGTTRISSFAISLLSLLGSCFIFYLGFSSLFALFKASKATNMEQSNNFTNQTKLTPRKCFIQGLFLSLSNPKDILFFIAFFPQFMGITDSMALSIILLAFLWILLDFGLLLALSYFAQKAKLERFQRLITLFSDLVLCGIGIMGIIYGISHLML; the protein is encoded by the coding sequence ATGCTCTCTTATGAACTTCTTTTAGTCTATCTTGTGGCAATCATCACGCTTATTGCCACACCCGGACCTGTTGTTGCTCTTGTGATTAAAAATGCTTTGCAAAATCCACAAAATAACTTTAAAGTGGCATTTTTTACAATCTGTGGAACTAACCTTGGCTCACTTCTGCTAATCTCTATAAGCATTGCCGTGATTTTAGGGACAACACGCATTTCAAGCTTTGCGATCTCATTACTTAGCTTGCTTGGCTCTTGTTTTATCTTTTATCTAGGATTTAGCTCCCTTTTTGCCCTTTTTAAAGCTAGCAAAGCCACAAATATGGAACAATCTAACAATTTCACCAATCAAACTAAACTAACTCCAAGAAAATGCTTTATACAAGGACTTTTTCTAAGCCTTAGCAATCCTAAGGATATTTTGTTTTTTATCGCATTTTTTCCACAATTTATGGGCATAACAGATTCTATGGCATTAAGCATTATTCTTTTAGCATTTCTTTGGATATTGCTTGATTTTGGCTTACTTCTTGCCCTTAGTTACTTTGCCCAAAAAGCAAAACTAGAGAGATTCCAAAGACTTATCACCCTTTTTAGCGATCTTGTGCTATGTGGCATAGGAATTATGGGGATTATCTATGGAATCTCTCATTTAATGCTATAA